A section of the Humulus lupulus chromosome 2, drHumLupu1.1, whole genome shotgun sequence genome encodes:
- the LOC133816780 gene encoding uncharacterized protein LOC133816780, which yields MVLTSPTGQIETWRLKHYDAEKGWTGIELGPLYDKMMELRGQHPPEELSDKEIMERVLGRDSVYLRGWGRSPSVTTSTSHRENIVGNQPTYEELLERLNDTTSRLNATSEQLSVVVDILCHNNLMAPPPPPPTDQASDANLRESPSILVRESQDDS from the exons ATGGTGTTAACTTCTCCTACCGGTCAAATTGAGACATGGCGTCTAAAGCATTATGATGCTGAGAAAGGATGGACTGGAATAGAGCTCGGGCCATTATAT gATAAAATGATGGAGTTAAGGGGTCAACATCCTCCAGAAGAACTGTCTGATAAAGAGATTATGGAGCGTGTACTTGGACGTGATTCGGTATACTTGCGAGGGTGGGGGCGGTCTCCTAGTGTCACAACTTCTACTTCACATCGTGAAAATATTGTGGGTAATCAACCAACTTATGAAGAGTTACTTGAACGACTTAATGATACAACTTCCCGCCTTAATGCTACTAGCGAACAACTTAGTGTAGTTGTGGATATACTTTGTCATAACAATTTGATGGcaccgcctccaccacctccaacagaccaagcttcagatgcaaatttaagagagtcgccatctattttagttcgggagtcacaagatgattcttag